The Treponema medium genome has a window encoding:
- the cfpA gene encoding cytoplasmic filament protein CfpA, with amino-acid sequence MGSLDLPQSPNVFHPEKPSAVGSRNSLAQDYRDQQKEVNQLIEEETNKVLHHLSTKLPKDVLERLDVMGGLKEKLYNYFNQNYQNMFNRYMVTAEDEMLKKVRGFIDREEMKVLNRYTPKEIATLLDEVGGADKFNTGEIEKSIVNMYGHLQGHVQRGINDLETLTNSLLRQKTDVGAFVRGENAYSIVKCAFKDNITKPKTVTDVKLSVNILDTELISPIFQYQATVEYLIKDLLAGHLMNLIDKEIEVLKDELIDEGKEEMTDSEIIFKKMGKVLDVTDDDVENPESKRYSVVSKELMERIANLRAEIDPETFDQLNIRENIKHIIDIENIRNRGFNTAINSLTSILDTSKMGYQYIENLKNARELLLREYDDTNVANLPDERYQIRLRYYDNAQLLEERKAYEVMIRSFETEVEHLWDVLQTQYDKSKFMVRITDFGDLAKIYEKHIQKKYKIPKGEPAYKDIAKVWDEISFVNAAETDVEKMNRTFVYEKDKMRKKLVIMRERLKKMYDYQYPVERRVMEERLAFLEAEFNKFDYLINPFHMQPGLLLDVDITSIKRKKATLDGMANVLNEFLHGVSKGFMDQAFASFSRRRSTVRADIAQTFGSGEEDESAAITPSGRAQFLDALNDTPSLEAPAAETVNAKPSAARGRKTKKAGAVDSTASKGRRGRKSGVRTL; translated from the coding sequence ATGGGAAGTTTAGATTTACCTCAAAGTCCAAATGTATTTCATCCCGAAAAGCCTAGTGCCGTCGGTTCAAGAAATTCGTTGGCGCAAGATTACCGCGATCAGCAAAAAGAAGTGAATCAGCTGATTGAAGAAGAGACCAATAAAGTATTGCATCACTTATCAACAAAATTACCCAAAGACGTTCTAGAAAGATTGGATGTAATGGGTGGTTTAAAAGAGAAGTTATACAATTACTTTAACCAGAACTATCAGAACATGTTCAACCGCTATATGGTAACCGCAGAAGATGAAATGCTCAAAAAAGTCCGCGGATTTATCGATAGGGAAGAAATGAAGGTTCTGAACCGCTATACTCCGAAAGAGATCGCAACTCTGTTGGATGAAGTCGGCGGCGCCGATAAGTTCAATACCGGTGAAATCGAAAAATCGATCGTCAATATGTACGGACACCTGCAGGGACACGTACAGCGCGGAATCAACGATTTGGAAACCCTAACCAATTCGCTTCTGCGTCAGAAAACCGACGTCGGTGCTTTCGTTCGCGGTGAAAACGCTTACTCAATTGTAAAGTGTGCATTTAAAGACAACATCACTAAACCTAAAACGGTAACGGATGTAAAACTTTCAGTCAATATTCTCGACACCGAACTTATCAGCCCGATTTTCCAGTATCAGGCAACGGTTGAATACTTGATCAAAGATTTGCTTGCCGGACACCTGATGAACCTTATCGATAAAGAAATCGAAGTCTTAAAAGATGAACTTATCGATGAAGGCAAAGAAGAGATGACCGACAGCGAAATCATCTTCAAGAAGATGGGAAAGGTTCTCGATGTTACCGACGATGATGTTGAAAACCCCGAAAGCAAACGCTATTCGGTAGTTTCCAAGGAATTGATGGAACGCATCGCAAACTTAAGAGCGGAAATCGATCCGGAAACCTTCGATCAGCTCAATATTCGTGAGAATATCAAGCACATCATCGACATCGAAAACATCCGTAACCGCGGCTTTAACACGGCAATTAACTCGTTAACATCAATTCTTGACACCTCTAAAATGGGGTATCAGTACATTGAAAACCTGAAAAATGCCCGTGAGCTGTTGCTGCGCGAATATGACGACACCAATGTTGCAAACCTTCCTGACGAACGCTACCAGATTCGTCTACGCTACTACGATAATGCTCAACTGCTTGAAGAGCGTAAAGCGTATGAGGTTATGATCCGTTCATTTGAAACTGAAGTTGAACATCTTTGGGACGTATTGCAGACCCAGTATGACAAATCGAAGTTCATGGTACGCATCACCGATTTCGGAGATTTGGCAAAAATCTACGAAAAACACATCCAGAAGAAATACAAGATTCCGAAGGGTGAACCTGCCTACAAGGATATCGCAAAAGTCTGGGACGAAATTTCGTTTGTCAATGCAGCTGAAACTGATGTTGAAAAAATGAACCGTACGTTTGTTTACGAAAAAGACAAGATGCGCAAGAAGCTTGTAATTATGCGTGAACGGCTCAAGAAAATGTACGACTATCAGTACCCTGTCGAACGGCGTGTTATGGAAGAACGTCTCGCTTTCCTCGAGGCTGAATTCAACAAATTCGACTACCTCATCAATCCCTTCCACATGCAGCCGGGACTCTTGCTTGACGTGGACATCACCTCCATCAAACGCAAGAAGGCAACGCTTGACGGTATGGCAAACGTCTTGAACGAATTCCTCCATGGAGTTTCCAAAGGCTTTATGGATCAGGCATTTGCTTCGTTCAGCCGCCGCCGCTCAACGGTTCGTGCAGATATTGCCCAGACCTTCGGCTCAGGAGAGGAAGATGAATCCGCTGCGATAACACCGAGTGGACGTGCCCAGTTTCTAGATGCGCTAAACGATACTCCGAGTTTGGAGGCTCCTGCCGCAGAGACTGTTAACGCAAAGCCTAGTGCCGCTCGCGGACGTAAAACAAAGAAAGCAGGTGCTGTTGATAGTACGGCAAGCAAAGGACGCCGGGGACGCAAATCCGGTGTAAGAACCCTGTAA